The proteins below are encoded in one region of Pelecanus crispus isolate bPelCri1 chromosome 4, bPelCri1.pri, whole genome shotgun sequence:
- the ARL9 gene encoding ADP-ribosylation factor-like protein 9 isoform X2, with product MEFLETDHARLPVAKQLLHQLIQNNSTLPVVVLANKQDLEGAYCITDIHDALALSDIGDERKMFLIGTHVAEDGSEISSSMKDAKELIAQLVLETQ from the exons CTGATCATGCCCGACTGCCTGTGGCGAAACAGCTGCTTCATCAACTGATCCAGAACAACTCCACCCTGCCGGTGGTGGTTCTGGCCAACAAGCAG GACCTCGAAGGTGCGTACTGCATCACTGATATCCACGATGCTCTGGCACTGTCTGATATTGGGGACGAAAGGAAGATGTTCTTGATTGGTACCCACGTGGCAGAGGATGGCTCTGAGATCTCCTCCAGCATGAAGGATGCCAAGGAGCTGATAGCGCAGCTGGTTTTGGAAACACAGTGA